The genomic DNA AATGCAACTGCAGATCGTAGTGTAGACTtcaacttattggtcctccaacaagtgtaaacacataaccggtggttgatcttcgcttgtccaaatcaccgCATAGTCGAATCAACGTAcccaataacacctttactaagTGTATTATCACGCTTGAACAAGAATCCAACATCCACGGTCTTAcgaatataccgtagaatccatttcacgacttgccaatgtccttttccaagattatgcatataccgctcactatactaactgtacgtgaaatgtcgggtcttgtacacaccattgcatacatcaagctacccactgcattagaatacagaacttgcaacatgtattctcgttccgtattcgtcgaaggagatagttgtgcgtaaagcttgaaatgagaagccaatGGGGTACTTACGTGTTTTGTCGCTTTCGTTCATGCCAAACTGCATAGTACCTTCTTCAAATCTCGCTTACgagacaagctaactctatcatgagctctatctctccatatttccatgccgataatctttttagcttctcctagatctttcatctcaaactcgagattgagttgagtcttcaatctttcaatctcaactCTGCTAttagatgctattagcatatcatcaacatataagagcaagtatatgaaagttccttcttgtagcttcgaaaatacacgcaatgatcaaatttacttcttgtgtacctttggccctttcatgaactgatcaaatcgcttgtaccactgcctcggagattgcttcaatccataaagcgactttgtcggtttgcaaacccaattttcttttccaaGAACCTTGAATCCATCCggtgagtcatatagatttcctcttccaaatcaccgtgtaaaaacgcggtcttcacatcaagctgaactagttcaagatcatattgcgcaactaaggctagcaaaatccgaatagacgaatgcttcacaactggagaaaatactcattgtagtctattccttctttctgagcgtaaccctttgctaccaatctagccttgtatcgaatttcatttttaTCAGGAAATCTttccttctttgcatatacccatttgcatccaattgccttctttcccttgggtagtgtcaccaactcccaggtcttatttttatgaagagattgcatttcttcattcattgcttgcttccactttacaccatcagggttacttattgcttctgtgtaagtagaaggaacatcatcatctgcaattggaagtgcataggccactatatcatcaaagcgagcaggcttacgaatctctcttcttggccttctatatgcaattgaatcttgttgctgtagaggttcttgggtaggaacctcttcatcatttgtcccttctatattagctggatcatcgttaaccttttcaagctccacctgctgcaaagtactactggttttgtcatccttttgtgaaTCCTTGTACTTCAACATGGTTGATTCATTAAAAGTCACATCTCTACTGAAAACAATTTTCCTTGTATCGGGACACGAGacggtatccttttactccatcgattatacccaagaataatgctttctttgctcttgggtctaacttagattctttacatgataatatgcggtggaaccaaatacatgtaaagaatcataatcgaTGTGATTTACAGTCcacatctccataggagtttttccatttattaCGGTGATGGCAAgcggttaattagatggcacACATATGTAATCGCCTCATTAAAATTCTTTGCCCAAtccaaagattggacaacatacatcgaactttctcgagtatagttcgattcatgcgttctgccaccccattctgctgtggtgtatcccgaacagtgaagtgtcgcacaatgccctcatcttgacatacttgtagaaatggatcaTTTTTGTACTCAGTGCCATTATCTgatcgaagtcgtttgacctttcTACTAGTTTGAGTCTCCACCATCGTTTTCCATTTCAGAAATGCATCCCaaacttcactttttcttttcattagatacacccatacttttcttgaataatcatcaacaaaagtaacaaaatagtgcatacctcccaaagaagctactttggtaggtccccacaTCATTGTGAATGTAGTCCGAATTCCTTTCAGATTGTGAATTCTttggaccaaattttaccctcttcGCTTGCCCGAACACAATGTTCACGTAATTCCATTTTTcaagaatttgcacctttcaacaagccttgcttcgctaatgtctgcaaagctttttcaccagcatgtcccaatcgcatatgccataatctggtagcctctgaatctacatcttttgtagaaactgttgatgttgatccaataactgtacttccatttaaaaagtacaagttatttcttcttgtgcctttcatcaccgtcaattgcccagctactacttttagtaatccatctctcaaagtgattgtaagccctttagattctagggcccctaatgagataagatttttcttcaggctaggtacgtagctaacatctgtcaagacttggattgagccgtcgtgattcttcaattggactgtacctactcccattgtcttacaagcactatcattgcccataagaacaattccaccttctagctctttaagactagaaaaccagtccttattaggacacatatggtaagtacatcctgaatccaaaatccactcatccatttgacatgccattgccatgccaaccaagctaaagtctgactcctcatcatgctccactacatgcattagaaatagccttgccctttgtagcttaggacaattctttttccaatgcccttttcacggcaaaaggcacattcatctttggcgGGTCTCCTTTGGACTTTCCCTTCTATCGATTTGCTCTTGTGTGAACGACCTCTTCTCGTTAAGACTTCGCAGCTTGTATCtctgtgatctcttttatctttctttcgagtctcgGATCTATACAACGCACTTCTGATcgcatcaaatgtgatcgtgtccttcccatgaagcaatgtggtggtaagatgatcatattcatcggaaggaattcaacaacaataataccttgtcttcatcttcaaatttctcatccaaatttagcaagtctgctaaaattttattgaatgagtttacatggtcattcatcgacataccgggtgcatacgtgaatcgataaagtttctttttcatataaagcctattttcaagacttttcgttagaaacttttcttccagtgtATCCCATAACTGCTTCAATGATGCCTCCCTCATGACAGAGTACTTCTGCTCTTTAgccaaacataggcggattgtaccacacgcctgtctattgatcttggcccactccttgtcatccatcttgtcaggtttttcttcaagggctatatctagctcttgctgacataagacatccaggatctcacattgccacataccaaaattattggtaccgtcaaatttctctacttcaaattttgcatttgtcacGATGGTCCTTGCGATGACGATCTCACTGCcatttttctcctcaatcccaactaCGGTATCGTGAACGATCAGATATCGTGAATAGTATCGTATACGTAAATAGTACCGTATACGTAAATAGTGCTGTATACGTGAATAGTACCATAAATTGTCGTATTCCCCAAGTACgaatctggctctgataccaattgttgcacggaagcgtgtgaaagagtaaaattattgtactgaaaaatcatactaagttcaattccggaaagagaggtagatcacgaagatcacttaaataccaagtctttcctagcgaatatcctctatcgtaatttaatagcacaataaatcactacaatcacattcacaaaatatgcaaaataaataataaagaacacgaattttaacgaggttcaaagAATTTTGCCTACGCCCTcaagcactaccaaatatatttcactccaaaattacaagtgaaatttacaaatagagagagaataatgccttaagtagagaatggcaattatgggatgaagaaagtaagcaatggttaggcctatttatagttgaggttcaaggatcaacttgcaatgtccctatacaattagggaccaaaattgtaattatcccatgccaacttttaacccaacttgccaaccaatattactttctactttcggtgcccaccccatttgacttttcaaacaatggTGGGTTCCAATAATCTCCATGTTCATACTCACGCTACTCATGAGCATAGGCTATGCTCATGGTTTTGTTTCTATGCTAGAGCGTTCACATTCAGCTCAACTTCTTAGACACCAATTTTGTTTTATGAATCATATATATTGTTGTTTTATGAAGGACATATattgtgatttttttatttttttaatagcgGACTCAATTTTAATATGAGTTTGAAATTACAATAAAAAATCCATATATGTGATTTTTTTTAAGGTATTGGAATTGGAAATAATGGCACACTCTCTACGATTATAAGGATATCATTGGGTGCTTCTGAAAGTCCAAAGACTATAAAACATTTAGTGACCACACTTCCCTTTCATTAGTTCTTTGAAGGCATGGGACTTGGTGGATGCATTTCCTAGATAATACATGCATGTGTTTTAAGTTTAACTCACATTTTCTATTCCATGTACTATTTTTTGTCATGACTTAGCTTTGAATggttttttaaagtttaaatttcagGGTCGAGAAGTTACAATTATAGGATTAAGGGTTAAGGTTGAGTTTATCGGAATCAAGGGATAGCCTTGAGAGATCCATCTACGGGTTCAATGTCTGGGGAAGCCACCGTGGGGGTGGAATCCATTGGTAGCTGCTAGGGTTTGCTGGGAAGAGAAATAAgatgaaaagaagaaaagaagaaaagggaaagagaggaaaagaataaaaaaaaaaagaaaaataaagaaatacaaatattttaatattaaaaaacaactttttcaaacacatggCATATTTAACTTGTTATGTCAGATGCATGTTATCAAATAATGGCAATAAACGGTTAAGTGATATTTTGTGATAATGAAATAACATTATGACATCTTTATAAGTTTCAAAATTTAGTGGCAAAATTAACAATTAATCAAGTTCAGTgacatctatataatcaaatttatttttaattaaattatattatttaatataaataaaaattcttacaattgttttattttaataactactAATAAGTTAAGTTATAAAAGTATaggaaattaataaattaagttaatttttatttaactaaTTTCTAAAGCTACATACATTTAACTAACTTTTTaaataatgtatttttaattatcttttaattcattatttgaattgtatcatatttaatgtataaaatagttttgatttatttaaataataaaaaacacaaaataataaataatatatataattgaaataataaattgtttTCATAATTCAAATATAATGCTAAAAAGTTATTATTTAAATATGAAGTAATATAATTTTTTCTTAAAGgtaaattcattaattcattcaatgaatAGAACCATATAATTCAGAGAAAAAAATAGCAAACACTCATTGTAGATGATAAATTAAACTCGtcactatttaatttttatttattattttcttaataataaataaattgatcataataataattaatataaatattttagattttattatataaatttattattgataaatattatatataagtggccaaaaatattatatataaatataaagttacttattatataaatagataaaatttactgtttaaaactaaaataataataatttttcttaatgaaaacataataatttaaatgtaaagtaattcaatataaaatttaattttatttattatataaattaatttaataaaataaaataatattttcatcaaaataattttaaagaaattGCTCCTCATTAAAATTGTCTTTCATTCTCAACAAAATCTCCTTACAAGGTTAATAATAAATGTAATGTTCTAAATCAATATgtataattaaaattagaaaaaaatataaagtGAAAGATTAATTATCAtgcaatattttaaattaaaattatataaaactcaaattgaaaaatataaataaataaagtaagaatATTAATTACCTATTATTTACAATAATAATTTCTCTTTTATCCATCTTTTGCTTTGTTGTTTTTCTCATTGAAAAGTTGATTTGATATTAATaactatattaataatattaaaaaataccaATTAAAACAGTAATTAATGCCCagtgaaaataataatatactGTAATTAACAATGAAATAATATCCATTTGTTTCTCAATATGCTATTTCAacttacaaaaattttaaaagagaTCATAGTCTTATATCATCTCATCATCAATTAAAATATCTTCCATATTTttctagttttattattattcaaataTAATTTGATATTGTCTTTTTAAAATCATCGCTTTAAAACTCCATtatttttatatagttttaacttattaatattaacaaattCTATTTTTTACCAAGTAATTTTTCTTGGACACTATTTGATCAAATATGTTTAACTACGAGGTGTTATTtataaaactaaactcaaattttaattaatatataactCTAAcaataattaagtgataattaagatACTTAGAATTCTTTTCaagcaaaaattttattttacatcaataaaattaacacaactatttttatgtaaaaatttaACTAATTATTGTAATTTAGTTATGATTATAATTATCATAATTTTTcctatattttatgtttaaagtTCTATTCAATTAATAgctctattttaaaattagtataattttttaactaataattctaaattaaatatcataattatttttaaatgtcattgaaataatatgatgaaaaataaaaacattcTCATTAGTTCAAAAGTTTTTTTCCAAATTCATACTTTTATATGTGTTATAGATGAAAAATAGAAAGATATAAAAAAAGTAAAAGcttttaacttttataaaataaactttttattagatttaaaatttcaatactaaattaattaattgttgttaactttaAGATAAAAcattttaagaaaatatttttattaagtgttgacttcaaattattttaattaaaactgAATGCAAAATTCAATAAAAGAgattattattactaattcaattaaataaaagtaaatcaaaaaataaattcaatattaaaGTTAAAGTGTAGGGATAGATAAACTTGTCgccatattttataaaaattttatggattaaTTGCATCAAATGTCTATAAATTGTGGGCTAAATTTCAAATTGTTTCTTAAATTTTGAGACGTTCCAATTGAATCCTTAAATTAAAATATTGCTTTAGTTCGATCCTTTTGTTAATTTAGTTGTTAGTTTTGTCGTTAAATTATCAGCGTGTATCTGATGCATATGTGTTTAAGAAATGAACCGCATTAGATTGAAACTGGAAGCTAGACTAAAAGGAAAACTTGATTAGAATGTTGCTTTAGTTTGGGGATTAAATTGGAACGTACTTAGTGACCAATCTAGAATTCGGTGCATAGTTTAAGTACTTTTAGTGaattaacccaaatggcatcgaGAAAGTAAAGATTCCGCGATCCAAGGCCACTGAACCGGGGTTGAGGTCCAAACATTCAAACCGGCCCATATTAAAATTGGGGATCCGACCCACAAGAAAAACCGCCAGATCCTAAAATTCAGTTATTTAGAAACAATCCCTTCCATTTCCGGCTCGTCTCCTTCCAACAGAAAGCAAATCCGCTAATGCTATCTCTCTCCTACCTCACGATGCTTTGGATTTTCATTTCCGACCAGGTTTCGCCTTCACAATTCCATCCTTTTTTTTATATCTTCAAATCAGATAAACTGAAAAACCTTCATTTTGTTCTTAAGCTTTTCAAATGAAATTTGTTATTATTCTTTATTTCGTCTCTAATTATGCTTTCTGGAGTAGATCTGCTAATAATTAAgctaaatagatttttttttctaattgccTGTAGTTTTAAAAATTCGTTTGTTTATTCAAATGTAGCATTCCTAAGatgattttgttttctttttccttctttatttttgaatatttatcTACCTTTTTTATGTGTAGTGAATGTTGAATTATGGAAAGCGAGAGAAGGAATAGTAATGATTCGAGAATGCAAGGGTTTAGGCCTAGTTTCAGAGCAGTGGTGCTTATTATTGCGCTGCTATGGGTTGTTGTAGTTACTTTGTATGGTTTATTGAAGCCTATATCAAATGGTTgtgtcatgacatatatgtatcCGACTTATATCCCCATTTCCACTGCGAAGGCCGTCTTGTCCGCAAAATATGGTTTGTATTTGTATCACGAAGGTTGGAGAAACATTGATTTTAAGGAACACTTGAAGAGTCTCAAAGGAGTTCCGGTTCTCTTTATTCCAGGAAATGGCGGTAGCTACAAACAGGCAAGGTCCTCCTTTTTTTGCCATTGTTGTTAGAATTGCTAGTGCTTCATTGTAGATAGTCAATAACTCACAAGTATGTTATTCAATTTATGGAGTTGCTTCTAAAGGGTGTTTACAAGTTTTCACCCTTCTTATAGGTTCGTTCCTTGGCAGCTGAATCTGAGAGAGCTTATCAAGGAGGTGCACTTGAACATACATTCTATAGAGAAGCTTATCTAACTTCTGAGGAGGGAGGGAATGCGGATGTGAATGACTTTCAATTGCCAAACCAATATGCTAACAGGCTAGATTGGTTTTCTGTGGATCTTGAGGGGGAACATTCCGCAATGGATGGTCGGATACTTGAAGAGCACACTGAATATGTTGTATATGCTATTCACAGGGTATTTTTTTCCTTTGAATTTTAGTTTACAATGAGAACTTGGCGATAGTTTTTATTTGAACCGTTTGACATGGAATTTTGAATGTTTTATGCATGGTTCTTTGTTTTGAGGTCACACTTTTCACTTCATATGTTTAAAGTACTGTAAAGAGATAAAGAGTTTAACAGGTTAAATCAACTAAATCATAGATTACCTTGTTTGTTTGTTTGACAATGTCATATCAGGCCTCATTTTTGTCTTTGAAGGCTCATAATTACCCAACTTATTCTTGCAGATTTTGGATCAATATAAAGAATCGCATGATGCCCAGGAAAGAGAAGGTGCTGCAATCACTGCTAGTTTGCCAAAAAGTGTTATATTGATTGGTCACTCTATGGGTGGTTTCGTTGCTAGAGCTGCTACGGTCCACCCCCATCTAAGGAAATCAACTGTTGAAACTATTCTCACTCTTTCAAGTCCCCACCAGTGAGCTCTTTGAGAATTCTCGTCTATCTTTTCTTTAAAATTCTATTTCTCCCTTTAAGAATCTGCTATTTCTATCCAGATCCCCTCCTGTGGCATTGCAGCCATCCCTGGGTCACTATTATGAAAGCATAAATCAAGAATGGAGACAGGGTTATGATGTTCAAACCGCTCAAACCGGAGAATATGTCTCAAGCCCAAAACTATCTCATGTAGTTATTGTTTCCATTTCTGGTGGTTATAATGATTATCAGGTATTCTTCGAAATTTGGTGTGGTATGGTTTGGATTAGATTGTTTGCTTCTATAAAATGCAATTGGTGCTTTATGTCTTAAGTATATATCTTGCTTGAAATGTTGAACCTTGCCTGAATATATCATGGTCTCCTTTTCTGACTATAGGTACGCTCAAAATTGGAATCCCTGGATGGCATTGTTCCTTCCACTCATGGATTTATGATAAGCAGTACAAGCATGAAAAATGTATGGCTGTCGATGGAACATCAAGCTATTTGTTGGTGCAATCAACTAGTTGTGCAAGTAAGTGGAATCTATTTTCCTGACTGCTTCTCTCCCTTTCCTTTTGGATAGTTAAGTTGGGAGCTGGATTTACTTCATTTGGTGGTCAGGTGTGGCTACCATTGAGATGCTTCAGCTTTTTGGAGCACAATTTTTGTTGACATTTCAGAATGTAAATGTTTCATGTAGGTGTCGCATACTCTCCTTAGTTTGATAGACTCCAGAAGAGGCCAGCCGCTTTCTGACACTCAAAAAAGACTTGCAATATTATCAAAGATGCTTCGTAGTGGAATACAGCAAAGTTTCAAGTGGAGATCACAGTTATTCTGGTCAACTCGTGTCCCTTTTAAGGATGTAAAATACACTGCTGGTATTATCTATCAGGACATTAATgtttcaattttatattttatgaaacTTAGGAACTCTTTATGGAGATATATATGCATGTAATTACCCTAGCCCACAAAAGAAAGTTATTAATATGTGGTTGAACTTGAATACTCCTtgaaataatagtaaatatataGTTCCTAAATTTCTCTAATCATGATATGTTATGTTATGCTTGCAGTTTCTCAGGATCATACCTTTTCTGACTGTCCTAGCAGTGTTCATTGGAGTGATGACGTCCCTGAGAGGGATTTGTATATTCAGAAAAAAACTGTTAACATTTTGGCTATGGATGGGAGAAGGCGGTGGCTGGACATACTGGAACTGGTAAGCTTTATTTCACATCCAACTTTTAGATTTTTTGTCTCATTGGAAATTTGTGTAAGCAATGTCTAAACCCTAATTGCACAGGTTTATATCTTGTCAAGGCAGAAATTCTTCTAAGCGACAAAGTTTCACTAAGGCTGCTCCTCTCAGCTTAATATTCCTCtcctcccccaaaaaaaaaaaaaagacacctCCCCAGATAGGAAAAAAAAAACTCCATTGCCCCTTTTATTTTTTGACTTACTAGACAATGCTAACTTCATTTAGTGTACTTCTATGAGCAGGGGTCAAACGAGAAAAGCCACTTTATATTTGTGACAAACCTTGCTCCTTGTTCTGGAGTCCGAGTTCATCTTTGGCCCCAGAAAGGGAACTTGCCTTCAGATTTGCCTGCTGGTAAGAGTGTTCTGGAAGTGACATCAAAGATGGTTCAAATTCCTGCAGGACAAGCACCAAGGCAGGTACTAAGGACTGTACTTTTTGAAGTTGTTCTATTTGGGGAAACAATAGTGCTCAAGCACTTGCTACTATTTATGCTATGCACCTATTGGGAGTATGTAGCAAGTCTCTTGATCTTTTATATGTAAAACTCAAATGGTAACGCAGGagctttattattttattgtttcagtttattttataataatttaagtaTTAGATATATTTTGGACAGCTAAGATTATTAGTTTGAGGGTTAAGTCGAGGGTTAAGAATAAAACTTTATTTGCACAAAGTCTAGTAACTTTACTTGCAAGAAAGCCAATACAAATAGCTGTAAACTTAACAGCCTGCATTATTTTgccttttaattaatataaagaaACTAAAGGTTTTTTAAACCCTAAGTTTTATAGAGTTCTATCTTCTTTATTAATGTTTGTTCAGCCCTAATTCATGCTATTAATGCTATTTGTCCCCTAAACCACTCCAAATAGTCTCTGGAAAGTTTAAGTCTTGTTACTAACCAATTTAATTGGTAATTTTTGTTCTTATTGGAGCAGCAACTTATTAAGCATTCTGATTCATAGTAATTGTATTTTACGTTGACACTCCTGTTTTTATATGCTCTGCTTACCAGATTGAGCCTGGCAGTCAGACTGAGCAAGCATCTCCATCTGCTCTACTTCATTTGGGTCCTGAGGAAATGCATGGTTTCAGATATCTGACTATCTCAGTTGCACCTCATACGGTATTGTTGCCGTTAGTCCTTAATGTCCTTTCCTTTTACAGGAACATCAACATCATGCACAATAGGATTGTTTCTGGATATTTCTTTGCCTCTTTTATTCTCATTTATCTTAAGGATTCACCTTTATAAGAATACATCATGAACCAATCATATACCTTTTATCTTTGATTCACTGTTGATAGCTTTGTGCTTTAGCTGAGCTATCTATATTTGAAATGCATTTGACCTTAAAGTTGAAAGAGTAAAAAGCTATACTGTGAGATCTAAAAGGGTTGTTGAGTGCTGACACTTATAGTTTTGTGCATTAACTTAGCTATCTATATTTGAAATACGTTTGTCCTTGTAGGAAAAAAGTAGAAAACtatattttgagatctaaaaGGATAGTTGAATGCTGAAACCTTTTAGTCATAACTATTTTCACCGCGTTTTTGGGATTTTCAACCTGTTGTGGAACCTATCAAAATTGAACCTAAAAAAATATTAAGCATTGGTATGCATGACTTTGATTCTAGACTGTT from Gossypium arboreum isolate Shixiya-1 chromosome 9, ASM2569848v2, whole genome shotgun sequence includes the following:
- the LOC108450674 gene encoding uncharacterized protein LOC108450674 — encoded protein: MESERRNSNDSRMQGFRPSFRAVVLIIALLWVVVVTLYGLLKPISNGCVMTYMYPTYIPISTAKAVLSAKYGLYLYHEGWRNIDFKEHLKSLKGVPVLFIPGNGGSYKQVRSLAAESERAYQGGALEHTFYREAYLTSEEGGNADVNDFQLPNQYANRLDWFSVDLEGEHSAMDGRILEEHTEYVVYAIHRILDQYKESHDAQEREGAAITASLPKSVILIGHSMGGFVARAATVHPHLRKSTVETILTLSSPHQSPPVALQPSLGHYYESINQEWRQGYDVQTAQTGEYVSSPKLSHVVIVSISGGYNDYQVRSKLESLDGIVPSTHGFMISSTSMKNVWLSMEHQAICWCNQLVVQVSHTLLSLIDSRRGQPLSDTQKRLAILSKMLRSGIQQSFKWRSQLFWSTRVPFKDVKYTAVSQDHTFSDCPSSVHWSDDVPERDLYIQKKTVNILAMDGRRRWLDILELGSNEKSHFIFVTNLAPCSGVRVHLWPQKGNLPSDLPAGKSVLEVTSKMVQIPAGQAPRQIEPGSQTEQASPSALLHLGPEEMHGFRYLTISVAPHTTISGSPPTTSMAIGQFFNPDEGEIEFSPISMLSSRHFHEDIIFKEDHPLAFNLSFAINLGLLPVTFSLKTTSCGIKGSGLLDEGGDMDNTKLCKQRCFPPIAFAWDPTSGLHIFPNLYSETLVVDSSPALWTSTGAEKTVVLLLLDPHCSYKASLAVSVTKAASRYLLLYCPKMFAFNVAVLFFALMRQAHERPIPSILKAVETNLRIPFPFLPLAVVPILFCLFFSFITSQPFPPFCSFTIVSITCYLLSNGFIILLILISELVFYVAAYLHVSMKRRWQLRKGNFFFLFLQWFMNLSSRFFSLKVVRILRARPLFVPIFMAIILSTFVHPALGLLILLFSHALRCHSFLCNSLTASLRSNVRKKEVDDKSEGNCSSQQVTSQPGSPSKENRPSYSQAQEDIFHQRHGLLVLHLVAAIMFGPSLVSWLQRIGMHKSFPRFLDSLLCICMILHGIFSSESLGNSSLPFPRILGQEMSLSFIYLIAGIYCYLSGLNMVPYKAMYAMGAVSIISFASTVVQVWTGAPRDRGKWKPRRQ